In Helicobacter anatolicus, a single genomic region encodes these proteins:
- a CDS encoding sulfite exporter TauE/SafE family protein, which produces MEFLYVAVGVISGITSGLFGLGGGTIIVPIMLSLGFGVQQAIGISVLQMMFASVVGSIINYKKKLFSLKDGILLGLGGIIGASFSGMVLKVLSETQLTFLFLCLMCFSFYKFLKKKPVEIGKNQEVVSQLRYASILIFTGVITGIFAVSLGVGGGLIMMPILMYFLGFSTKYISALSLFFIVCSSISGAFSLWRNQVIDSDILSIGLIVGISAVVGVSIGIYLIQKITAHLHKSILSCIYIFAICVTIYHLF; this is translated from the coding sequence ATGGAATTTTTATATGTAGCAGTTGGGGTGATCTCAGGGATCACTTCAGGGTTATTTGGTTTGGGTGGTGGGACTATTATAGTTCCTATAATGCTTTCTTTAGGTTTTGGTGTGCAGCAAGCAATTGGTATATCAGTTTTGCAAATGATGTTTGCTTCTGTTGTGGGGTCGATTATCAACTATAAGAAAAAGTTATTTTCCTTAAAAGATGGTATTTTATTAGGCCTTGGAGGTATAATTGGTGCAAGTTTTAGTGGAATGGTTTTGAAGGTCTTGAGTGAAACACAACTTACTTTTTTGTTTTTATGTTTAATGTGTTTTTCATTTTATAAATTCTTGAAAAAAAAGCCCGTAGAAATAGGGAAAAATCAAGAAGTTGTTTCGCAATTGCGTTATGCAAGTATTTTGATTTTTACAGGTGTAATTACTGGTATTTTTGCAGTGTCTTTGGGTGTTGGTGGTGGATTAATTATGATGCCTATTTTGATGTATTTTTTAGGTTTTAGTACAAAGTATATTAGTGCATTGTCTTTATTTTTTATTGTTTGCTCTTCAATCTCAGGGGCTTTTTCGTTATGGAGAAATCAAGTTATTGATAGCGATATTTTATCTATTGGTTTGATTGTTGGGATTAGTGCTGTTGTGGGGGTAAGTATTGGAATTTATTTGATACAGAAGATAACAGCTCATTTGCATAAAAGCATATTATCTTGTATCTATATTTTTGCTATTTGTGTAACAATTTATCATCTATTTTGA
- a CDS encoding SPOR domain-containing protein, which yields MEEKDFNEMLLENSKQSQKTKNIIIGIVAIIAVLIAVLLIWSFTKSDHKLENTEQSYNTNITMPQEQENTDFLDQNFENLTDTDMAETSLDKFVDDIKQTNQQEENLHNMQQTEQSLDTTIPSQDIMPNTAQVSQDNNVSSKLATQKNIEKAISAKQTMKPVKKPTKKFSQIIPEQATKGSYLQVGVFKSMPNKKLQALLEQHPFKVLDIEIENQKATKYLIGPFQTRKEANQYKKAHASLKDSIYFEVK from the coding sequence ATGGAAGAGAAAGATTTTAACGAAATGTTGTTAGAGAACTCTAAACAATCACAAAAAACAAAAAATATTATTATAGGAATTGTTGCAATTATTGCTGTTTTAATTGCCGTATTGTTAATTTGGTCATTTACAAAATCTGATCATAAATTAGAAAATACAGAACAAAGCTACAATACAAATATTACAATGCCCCAAGAGCAAGAAAATACTGATTTTTTAGATCAGAATTTTGAAAATCTTACAGATACAGATATGGCAGAAACAAGTCTTGATAAATTTGTAGATGATATTAAACAAACAAATCAACAAGAAGAAAATTTACATAATATGCAACAAACTGAACAATCATTAGATACCACTATTCCTTCACAAGATATAATGCCAAATACAGCGCAAGTTTCACAAGATAACAATGTAAGCAGCAAGTTAGCCACACAAAAGAATATAGAAAAAGCTATTAGTGCCAAACAAACTATGAAACCAGTAAAAAAACCCACAAAAAAGTTTAGCCAAATTATTCCTGAACAAGCAACAAAAGGATCTTATTTGCAAGTTGGAGTTTTTAAGAGCATGCCAAATAAAAAATTACAAGCACTCCTTGAGCAACATCCATTTAAAGTTTTAGATATAGAGATAGAAAATCAAAAAGCAACAAAATATCTTATCGGTCCTTTCCAGACAAGAAAAGAAGCTAATCAATACAAAAAGGCACATGCTAGCTTAAAAGATAGTATCTATTTTGAAGTTAAATAA
- a CDS encoding serine hydroxymethyltransferase yields the protein MQYYLEKTDAEVFASIQKEFQRQNHHLEMIASENYTFPSVMEAVGSILTNKYAEGYPGKRYYSGCEFVDEIENIAIERAKKLFGCNFANVQPHAGSQANTAVYAALLKPYDKILGMDLSHGGHLTHGAKVNVSGQTYQSFFYGVELDGKVNYDKVLEYAKIVKPQLIVCGFSAYARELDFKKFREIADSVGAILMGDIAHVAGLVVAGEYPNPFPYCDVVTTTTHKTLRGPRGGLILCNNEEIAQKINKAVFPGTQGGPLIHIIAGKAVGFGENLKPEWKIYAKQVKNNIKAMADVLLKRNYDLVSGGTDNHLILMSFLNKDFSGKDADSALANAGITVNKNTVPGEKRSPFITSGIRIGSPALTARGMKETEFIWIANKIADILDNIQDIELQNSIREEIYELGLKFPVYDKPIF from the coding sequence ATGCAATATTATTTAGAAAAAACTGATGCAGAAGTATTTGCGAGTATACAAAAAGAATTTCAAAGACAAAACCATCACTTGGAAATGATTGCAAGTGAAAACTACACATTCCCAAGTGTAATGGAAGCAGTAGGAAGTATTTTAACCAATAAATATGCTGAAGGATATCCTGGTAAGCGATATTATAGTGGTTGTGAGTTTGTTGATGAAATTGAGAATATAGCAATAGAGCGTGCCAAAAAACTCTTTGGTTGTAATTTTGCAAATGTACAACCTCATGCTGGATCACAAGCTAACACTGCTGTTTATGCCGCATTACTCAAGCCTTATGACAAAATCTTAGGTATGGATTTAAGCCATGGTGGACATTTAACTCATGGTGCAAAAGTAAATGTGAGCGGCCAAACTTATCAAAGCTTTTTTTATGGCGTCGAGCTTGATGGTAAAGTTAACTATGATAAAGTTTTAGAATATGCAAAAATTGTTAAACCACAACTCATTGTTTGTGGCTTCTCCGCTTATGCTAGAGAATTAGATTTTAAAAAATTTAGAGAAATTGCAGATAGTGTGGGTGCTATTTTAATGGGTGACATAGCACATGTGGCAGGACTTGTTGTAGCAGGAGAATATCCAAATCCATTCCCTTATTGTGATGTTGTAACTACCACTACACACAAAACATTACGCGGCCCCCGTGGTGGTCTTATTCTTTGCAATAATGAAGAGATAGCACAAAAAATCAATAAAGCAGTTTTTCCTGGTACTCAAGGCGGTCCTTTAATACATATTATTGCGGGCAAGGCTGTAGGCTTTGGAGAAAATCTTAAACCTGAGTGGAAAATATACGCAAAACAAGTAAAAAATAATATCAAGGCTATGGCCGATGTACTACTAAAAAGAAACTATGACCTCGTAAGTGGTGGAACAGATAATCACCTAATTTTAATGAGTTTCTTAAATAAAGATTTTAGTGGAAAAGATGCTGATAGTGCGTTAGCAAATGCAGGAATCACGGTAAATAAAAACACTGTGCCTGGTGAAAAACGCAGTCCATTTATAACAAGCGGTATTAGAATCGGATCTCCCGCACTTACTGCAAGAGGCATGAAAGAAACTGAATTTATTTGGATTGCCAATAAAATTGCAGATATTTTAGACAATATTCAAGATATAGAATTGCAAAATTCTATCAGAGAAGAAATCTATGAACTTGGTCTAAAATTTCCAGTTTATGATAAGCCAATTTTTTAA
- the lysS gene encoding lysine--tRNA ligase — MFSNQYIQQRLSKAQILRDHQKNPYDNQSKKTITNIEFIQKFSYLKDQENNKLLEQKFYVTGRVKLLRMMGKACFINIEDSNASIQIYASQNDLQNDFELLKKTLEVGDFINVYGYPFVTKTGELSLHALEYRLLTKAIVPLPEKFHGLTDIELRYRQRYVDLIMNKEVKETFILRSKIISHIRKFFESKGFLEVETPMLHPIPGGANARPFITHHNALDVDRYLRIAPELYLKRLIVGGFEAVFEMNRNFRNEGMDHSHNPEFTMIEFYWAYKTYEDLILLTKEFFAYLLDALKLPKILQYNEHEINFENFQVISYKDALETIGGVPREIIENEKKLHEFLAQHTKLELPISYGKLLGEAFDLFVEEKLINPTFITQYPIDISPLARRNDNNPEIADRFELFIGGKEISNGFSELNDPLDQLERFKQQVKAKDAGDEEAQYMDEDYVWALGYGMPPTAGQGIGIDRLVMLLSNAKTIKDVILFPAMKPTKTQLDINENTTK, encoded by the coding sequence ATGTTTAGCAATCAATATATTCAACAACGATTAAGCAAAGCACAAATCTTACGAGATCATCAAAAAAATCCCTACGATAATCAAAGTAAAAAAACTATCACAAATATAGAGTTTATTCAAAAATTCTCTTATCTTAAAGATCAAGAAAACAACAAATTATTAGAACAAAAATTCTATGTCACAGGACGTGTAAAACTTTTAAGAATGATGGGTAAGGCATGCTTTATCAACATTGAGGATTCCAATGCAAGTATACAAATTTATGCTTCACAAAATGATTTACAAAATGATTTTGAACTCCTAAAAAAGACTTTAGAAGTTGGAGATTTTATTAATGTTTATGGCTATCCATTTGTAACTAAAACTGGCGAACTCAGTCTACATGCCCTAGAATACAGACTTCTTACAAAAGCAATAGTACCATTGCCAGAAAAATTCCATGGTCTCACAGATATAGAATTACGCTATAGACAACGCTATGTAGATTTAATTATGAATAAAGAAGTCAAAGAAACTTTTATTTTGCGTAGTAAAATTATCTCACATATTAGAAAATTTTTTGAATCTAAAGGATTTTTAGAAGTAGAAACCCCTATGCTTCATCCTATCCCCGGTGGTGCAAATGCAAGACCTTTTATTACCCACCACAATGCATTAGATGTTGATAGATATCTGCGTATTGCTCCAGAACTTTATTTAAAACGCCTTATTGTTGGAGGATTTGAAGCAGTTTTTGAAATGAATAGAAATTTTAGAAATGAAGGAATGGATCATTCTCACAATCCAGAATTTACAATGATTGAATTTTATTGGGCATATAAGACCTATGAAGATTTAATTCTTCTTACAAAAGAATTTTTTGCCTATCTTTTAGATGCTCTTAAACTCCCCAAAATTCTACAATACAATGAACATGAAATTAATTTTGAAAATTTTCAAGTCATTAGCTATAAAGATGCATTAGAAACAATCGGGGGCGTACCTAGAGAAATTATAGAAAATGAAAAAAAACTGCATGAATTTTTAGCACAGCATACAAAATTAGAACTCCCAATAAGCTATGGAAAACTGCTTGGTGAAGCATTTGATCTTTTTGTAGAAGAAAAGCTTATTAATCCAACCTTTATTACCCAATACCCTATTGACATTAGCCCGCTTGCAAGACGCAATGACAATAATCCAGAAATTGCAGATCGTTTTGAACTTTTTATTGGGGGCAAGGAAATTTCCAATGGCTTTAGCGAACTTAATGACCCTCTTGATCAACTTGAACGATTCAAACAACAAGTTAAAGCAAAAGATGCAGGTGATGAAGAAGCGCAGTATATGGATGAAGATTATGTATGGGCACTAGGTTATGGAATGCCACCTACTGCAGGACAAGGGATAGGAATTGATCGCTTAGTAATGTTATTAAGCAATGCAAAAACAATCAAGGATGTAATTTTGTTTCCTGCAATGAAACCCACAAAAACGCAACTTGATATTAATGAAAACACAACCAAATAA
- a CDS encoding CvpA family protein, with product MNYIDIVILVIILLISYKGFFDGFIHEISALIGIVAGIFFASRLASDMAIFFNSHVYNIQSPSISIILGFLIVLAFFWIGMLAIGFVVSKFVKSTGLGFLDRILGYLFSCVKVFCLFSFIIYGIVQIKFIQEIDLVKTLPNKSKVYNAMLDTAKIIISFDSKEKIMQKLEKLSPEASKQIKDGAQQIQETIPSIINPSK from the coding sequence ATGAATTATATTGACATTGTAATTTTAGTAATCATACTTTTGATAAGTTACAAAGGATTTTTTGACGGATTTATTCATGAGATTTCAGCACTCATAGGAATTGTTGCAGGAATATTTTTTGCTTCAAGATTGGCAAGCGACATGGCTATATTTTTCAATAGCCATGTCTATAATATACAAAGCCCATCTATCTCCATTATTTTAGGCTTCTTAATTGTTTTGGCATTTTTTTGGATTGGAATGTTAGCAATTGGTTTTGTTGTTTCAAAGTTCGTAAAATCTACTGGTCTTGGTTTCTTGGATCGTATACTAGGGTATCTATTTTCTTGCGTTAAGGTTTTTTGCCTTTTTTCTTTCATTATTTATGGAATTGTACAAATTAAATTTATCCAAGAAATTGATCTTGTAAAAACATTACCGAACAAAAGTAAGGTTTATAACGCAATGTTAGACACTGCAAAAATTATTATAAGTTTTGATAGTAAAGAAAAAATTATGCAAAAACTTGAAAAATTGTCACCTGAAGCATCAAAACAAATCAAAGATGGGGCACAACAAATACAAGAAACCATACCATCAATCATCAATCCCTCAAAATAG
- a CDS encoding apolipoprotein N-acyltransferase: protein MQNKNLCYSTKKYLTLWSFGVNLRISFWVKNLQAFLFALFFCLPILSGAFLLSLEYEKIYIACNSIFAIFSIVVFLKIPKKMRFNFGFFVGILLFYWIGFSFFYSPYPFLMPFVSVGVALIYAGILGLTLWVENLFFRAIMLYFLGYVHPFYFDWFLPQSFFAYSIFGVDNFSFLCILLAGIVLANFTIKKFFFAGLLLVLAIFNTNFFTEYQIPFKISLSSTNIPQDARWDRDFIDSIIAQNFEKIYQAKKEKKEVIVLPETAFPMALNMQPYILEALKNLSKDIVIITGGMRLENHKSYNSTYIFTDNKVEIIDKVVLAPFGERIPLPDFLAKYFYKIFFGAQEGLESAQIPRDFILKNQKFRNAICYEGTSSLLYQGNPKYLIMISNNAWFFPSIEPYFQQILLKYRARKHGSIIFHSANFSNSMIIFPTLFSRIKQ, encoded by the coding sequence GTGCAAAACAAAAACTTGTGCTATTCTACCAAAAAATATTTGACTTTGTGGAGTTTTGGGGTGAATTTGCGTATAAGTTTTTGGGTAAAAAATCTACAAGCTTTTTTATTCGCTTTGTTTTTTTGCTTACCGATTTTAAGTGGAGCTTTTTTACTTTCTTTGGAATATGAAAAAATTTATATTGCTTGCAATAGTATTTTTGCTATTTTTAGTATTGTAGTGTTTTTAAAGATTCCAAAAAAAATGAGATTTAATTTTGGATTTTTTGTTGGAATCTTGCTATTTTACTGGATAGGATTTAGTTTTTTTTATTCCCCTTATCCTTTTTTAATGCCTTTTGTGAGTGTTGGGGTTGCTTTGATTTATGCGGGGATTTTAGGGTTGACTTTATGGGTTGAAAATCTTTTTTTTAGAGCAATAATGCTTTATTTTCTTGGTTATGTGCATCCTTTTTATTTTGATTGGTTTTTGCCACAATCTTTTTTTGCATATAGTATTTTTGGTGTAGATAATTTTAGTTTTTTGTGTATTTTGCTTGCGGGGATTGTTTTGGCAAACTTTACGATAAAAAAATTTTTCTTTGCTGGATTATTGTTGGTTTTAGCAATTTTTAATACTAATTTTTTTACAGAATATCAAATTCCTTTTAAAATTTCTTTAAGTTCTACAAATATTCCTCAAGATGCGCGTTGGGATAGGGATTTTATCGATTCTATTATTGCGCAAAATTTTGAAAAAATCTATCAGGCTAAAAAAGAAAAAAAAGAAGTAATTGTATTACCAGAAACAGCTTTTCCAATGGCGTTAAATATGCAACCTTATATCCTGGAGGCCTTGAAGAATCTAAGCAAAGATATTGTTATTATTACTGGTGGAATGCGACTGGAAAATCACAAAAGTTATAATAGCACCTATATTTTTACTGATAATAAAGTAGAGATTATTGACAAAGTTGTATTGGCACCATTTGGTGAGCGTATCCCATTGCCAGATTTTTTAGCAAAATATTTTTATAAAATATTTTTTGGTGCACAAGAAGGGTTGGAATCTGCTCAGATTCCCAGAGATTTTATTCTTAAGAATCAAAAATTTAGAAATGCAATTTGCTATGAGGGAACTTCTTCTCTGCTTTATCAAGGTAATCCAAAATATCTCATTATGATCAGTAACAATGCTTGGTTTTTTCCAAGTATTGAGCCTTATTTTCAGCAAATTTTGCTAAAGTATCGCGCAAGAAAACATGGAAGCATAATTTTTCATAGTGCAAATTTTTCTAATTCCATGATTATTTTTCCTACTTTATTTTCAAGGATAAAACAATGA
- a CDS encoding ABC transporter ATP-binding protein, whose product MLTLKSLRHSFETMLYDDVNFSLDYGQSLAILGVSGSGKSTILSHLSTMLKPDNGVIDLLNYQDIYSLSQEKLLKIRRYEIGIIFQSHYLFKGFSAMENLKIGNLLTNTHLEKSLLESFGIDHILKQNVGTLSGGQQQRVSIARVLGKQPKIIFADEPTGNLDHDTAKNVMSVIFEYVKKTNTALVLATHDEALARECDYVYRLKDKRLVLEK is encoded by the coding sequence ATTTTAACGCTTAAATCTCTTAGACATAGTTTTGAAACTATGCTTTATGATGATGTAAATTTTTCTTTAGATTATGGGCAAAGTTTAGCAATTTTAGGAGTAAGTGGTAGCGGAAAATCAACAATTTTAAGTCATCTCTCAACAATGCTAAAACCAGATAATGGTGTGATAGATCTTTTAAATTATCAAGATATTTATTCGCTAAGTCAAGAAAAATTGCTTAAAATTAGACGCTATGAAATTGGTATTATTTTTCAATCTCATTATCTTTTTAAGGGATTTAGTGCAATGGAAAATTTAAAAATTGGAAATCTCTTAACAAACACACATCTTGAAAAATCTCTTTTAGAATCTTTTGGAATTGATCATATTTTGAAGCAAAATGTAGGTACATTAAGTGGAGGACAACAACAAAGAGTATCAATTGCTAGGGTTTTAGGCAAACAGCCAAAAATTATTTTTGCAGATGAACCTACAGGGAATTTGGATCATGATACTGCAAAAAATGTTATGTCTGTCATTTTTGAATATGTTAAAAAAACAAATACCGCACTTGTTTTGGCAACACATGATGAAGCATTGGCTAGAGAGTGTGATTATGTTTATCGTCTCAAGGATAAGAGATTGGTTTTAGAAAAATAA
- a CDS encoding outer membrane beta-barrel protein, with product MKKIFLSLLYLCALQAVENRIFTGIGFILPTTLKTSFSQVVTKEINSCPDSVCIGGKSSANYQGKTAKNSVGIRFILGNETSFDHLKISGMRFYGTMEISQASLGKRNSKIITEEARDKQYQTITNNNSNTPVIKNVDMLSPRTQQDFLFSNALMTTFSLNLDFFANLPISYFIKKYVKEDFPFLFNLGVFAGFGAEISLLKSPYWINETLYSNQTKPFYASGNGLFINLGGHLYLTKKDRIEFSVKLPFYQLSHEEWNNYTKPGDNIWQEQTLRQTFHINKKPEFKISYIMYF from the coding sequence ATGAAAAAGATTTTTTTATCCCTTTTGTATTTATGTGCTCTTCAAGCTGTAGAAAACCGTATTTTTACGGGTATAGGTTTTATTTTACCAACTACACTCAAAACAAGTTTTTCTCAAGTTGTTACCAAAGAGATAAATTCTTGCCCCGATAGTGTTTGTATAGGAGGAAAATCTAGTGCAAATTATCAAGGCAAAACTGCAAAAAATTCAGTTGGAATACGCTTTATTCTAGGTAATGAAACTTCCTTTGACCATCTAAAAATCTCAGGAATGCGATTTTATGGAACCATGGAAATCTCTCAAGCATCACTAGGTAAGCGTAATAGTAAAATCATCACAGAAGAAGCAAGAGATAAACAATATCAAACAATTACAAATAACAACAGCAATACTCCTGTAATTAAAAATGTTGATATGCTTAGCCCACGCACCCAACAAGATTTTCTTTTTTCCAATGCTTTGATGACTACCTTTAGCCTTAATCTTGATTTTTTTGCAAATCTCCCTATAAGCTATTTTATAAAAAAATATGTCAAAGAAGATTTCCCTTTTCTCTTTAATCTTGGAGTTTTTGCAGGTTTTGGAGCAGAAATTAGTCTCCTCAAAAGTCCTTACTGGATTAATGAAACTCTATATTCCAACCAAACAAAACCATTTTATGCATCTGGAAATGGTTTATTTATCAATCTTGGAGGACATCTTTATCTTACAAAAAAAGATCGCATAGAATTTAGTGTAAAATTACCATTTTATCAACTTTCTCACGAAGAATGGAATAACTATACAAAGCCGGGAGATAATATTTGGCAAGAGCAAACATTGCGACAAACTTTCCATATCAATAAAAAACCTGAATTTAAAATTTCCTATATTATGTATTTTTGA
- a CDS encoding tRNA dihydrouridine synthase yields MDFNNILMLAPLAGYTDLPFRSVVKQFGADITVSEMISSHALVYSNEKTLKMIEKSPDEKPYAVQISGSKIEIIKQAIEKLNLVDGIDIIDFNCGCPAPKVANHGNGSGLLKNLPLLVKLLNTIKETSNKPYSSVKVRLGFDQKIPLEIAHALKDANIDYVVVHGRTRTDGYKKDKIDYESIAKIKSILSIPVIANGEITDYQVAQKVLNETGANGLMIGRAAISSPWIFWQIKNKTNEIPPIVKKELVLKHFDAMVKFYGDRGVIMFRKNLHAYAKGHSEATQYRDQVNRITDKNIMRQGIQDFFSTNALIEQDFPQLVTLNKKSS; encoded by the coding sequence ATGGATTTTAATAATATTTTAATGTTAGCTCCACTTGCTGGTTACACAGATCTTCCTTTTAGAAGTGTGGTAAAACAATTTGGTGCTGATATTACAGTAAGCGAGATGATTAGCTCACATGCACTTGTGTATTCCAATGAAAAAACACTTAAAATGATAGAGAAATCTCCTGATGAAAAACCCTATGCTGTGCAAATTTCTGGCTCAAAAATTGAAATTATAAAACAGGCGATAGAAAAACTAAATTTAGTAGATGGTATTGATATAATAGATTTTAATTGTGGATGCCCTGCACCAAAAGTCGCAAATCATGGCAATGGAAGCGGATTATTAAAGAATCTACCTCTACTTGTAAAACTTCTTAATACAATCAAGGAAACAAGCAACAAACCCTATAGTAGCGTTAAAGTACGCTTAGGTTTTGATCAAAAAATCCCTTTAGAAATTGCGCATGCACTAAAAGATGCTAATATAGATTATGTCGTTGTACACGGAAGAACTCGTACTGATGGATACAAAAAAGATAAAATCGATTATGAAAGCATTGCAAAAATTAAGAGTATTTTATCAATACCTGTAATTGCAAATGGGGAAATTACAGACTATCAAGTCGCACAAAAAGTACTCAATGAAACTGGTGCAAATGGACTTATGATCGGAAGAGCTGCAATTAGTTCGCCTTGGATTTTTTGGCAAATCAAAAACAAAACAAATGAAATCCCTCCTATTGTAAAAAAAGAGTTGGTATTAAAACATTTTGATGCTATGGTAAAATTTTATGGAGATAGAGGTGTTATTATGTTTAGAAAAAATCTTCATGCCTATGCAAAAGGGCATAGCGAAGCTACACAATATCGCGATCAGGTTAATCGCATTACTGATAAAAATATCATGCGTCAAGGAATCCAAGATTTTTTTAGCACTAATGCACTTATTGAACAAGATTTTCCACAACTTGTAACACTTAATAAAAAAAGTTCTTAA
- the queC gene encoding 7-cyano-7-deazaguanine synthase QueC has product MIMEKCLVIFSGGQDSTTLAQWAKKNFDSVSLLGFFYHQKHQIELEQAKIIAKKLNLDFQIIHLDFFNSICDSALFSNTISNVNDAHKTHHNLPASFVPNRNAMFLTIAHSLAQKIHANHLAIGVSEEDYSGYPDCRLDFIQAIEKSLNLGAQTQIQIHTPFIKMTKAQEFALAQELGILEIILKDTHTCYEGIRDTLHNWGYGCGKCNACILRKNAYEKFLSKDY; this is encoded by the coding sequence ATGATTATGGAAAAATGCCTTGTAATTTTTAGTGGTGGGCAAGATAGCACAACATTAGCACAATGGGCAAAAAAAAATTTTGATTCTGTGTCCTTATTAGGTTTTTTTTACCATCAAAAACATCAAATTGAACTAGAACAAGCCAAGATTATTGCTAAAAAATTAAATCTGGATTTTCAAATTATTCATCTTGATTTTTTTAATTCAATTTGCGATTCTGCATTATTTTCAAATACTATTTCAAATGTCAATGATGCCCACAAAACCCATCATAATCTCCCTGCATCATTTGTGCCAAATCGTAATGCAATGTTTCTTACAATCGCGCATTCTCTAGCACAAAAAATTCATGCAAACCACCTTGCAATAGGCGTATCAGAAGAAGATTATAGTGGATATCCTGATTGTCGTCTTGATTTTATACAAGCCATAGAAAAATCTCTCAATCTTGGCGCACAAACTCAAATACAAATCCACACACCATTTATTAAAATGACGAAAGCACAGGAATTTGCCCTAGCGCAAGAGTTGGGAATCTTAGAAATCATCTTAAAAGATACGCATACTTGCTATGAAGGAATACGCGATACATTGCATAATTGGGGATATGGTTGTGGAAAATGCAATGCCTGTATCCTTAGAAAAAATGCTTATGAAAAATTTTTATCTAAAGATTATTAG
- a CDS encoding CCA tRNA nucleotidyltransferase: MQLQERFQNLPQAIFQIFDILRGYEIYLIGGCVRDLLLGNIPKDYDFTTSATPQEMLQVFTSYGIKTLDVGIRFGTIGVVLEKQVFEITTFRKEGGYKDFRRPNFILFSKTLKEDVLRRDFSINALAWHPDFGIIDHVGGRFDLKNKILRTIGVPDERFGEDSLRILRGVGFCARFGLEVEEKTKESMLKNAPLLHHISKERIQNEWEKILGAREPIFALKEFVQIFEIYFGEEMDFDVKLPQNPLHRAAILLEDGKKLEKLSYSKKDKSQILQFMQWQKKELFTDKIAIKKMLANYQIEWIKVFLESDLQKSYYFNEIFKNNEVFSLGQLEIDGKDVLVFPNHKRKEILQKILFLVIEGRLKNIRKDLLCYLQENKEELQEN; the protein is encoded by the coding sequence ATGCAGCTACAAGAAAGATTCCAAAATCTTCCTCAAGCAATTTTTCAAATTTTTGATATTTTAAGAGGGTATGAAATTTACCTTATTGGTGGATGTGTAAGGGATTTGTTGCTTGGAAATATTCCTAAGGATTATGACTTTACAACTAGTGCCACACCACAAGAAATGTTACAAGTTTTTACTTCCTATGGTATAAAAACTTTAGATGTAGGGATTAGGTTTGGCACTATCGGAGTTGTTTTAGAAAAACAGGTTTTTGAGATTACAACTTTTAGAAAGGAAGGGGGATATAAGGACTTTAGGCGACCAAATTTTATTCTTTTTTCTAAGACCTTAAAAGAAGATGTTTTGCGTAGAGATTTTAGCATTAATGCTTTGGCATGGCATCCGGATTTTGGAATTATTGATCATGTTGGAGGGCGATTTGATTTAAAAAATAAAATTTTACGCACTATTGGGGTGCCAGATGAGAGATTTGGTGAAGATTCTTTGCGAATCTTGAGAGGAGTGGGATTTTGTGCTCGTTTTGGTTTAGAAGTAGAAGAGAAAACTAAAGAATCAATGTTAAAAAATGCGCCACTTTTACATCATATTTCTAAAGAAAGAATCCAGAATGAATGGGAAAAGATTTTAGGGGCTAGAGAGCCTATTTTTGCATTAAAAGAATTTGTGCAGATTTTTGAAATTTATTTTGGAGAAGAAATGGATTTTGATGTAAAATTGCCTCAAAATCCTTTGCATCGTGCCGCAATCCTTTTAGAAGATGGAAAAAAATTAGAAAAATTAAGCTATAGTAAAAAAGATAAATCTCAGATTTTGCAGTTTATGCAGTGGCAAAAAAAAGAGTTATTTACAGATAAGATTGCGATAAAAAAAATGCTTGCAAATTATCAGATTGAATGGATTAAGGTTTTTTTGGAGTCAGATTTACAAAAAAGCTATTATTTTAATGAGATTTTTAAAAATAATGAAGTATTTTCTTTGGGGCAATTAGAGATTGATGGCAAAGATGTTTTGGTTTTTCCTAATCATAAGCGCAAGGAGATTTTACAAAAAATTTTATTTTTAGTGATTGAGGGGAGGTTAAAAAATATACGCAAAGATTTATTGTGTTATTTGCAAGAAAATAAAGAAGAATTGCAAGAAAATTAA